Proteins encoded by one window of Dioscorea cayenensis subsp. rotundata cultivar TDr96_F1 chromosome 6, TDr96_F1_v2_PseudoChromosome.rev07_lg8_w22 25.fasta, whole genome shotgun sequence:
- the LOC120262879 gene encoding LOW QUALITY PROTEIN: uncharacterized protein LOC120262879 (The sequence of the model RefSeq protein was modified relative to this genomic sequence to represent the inferred CDS: deleted 1 base in 1 codon) — MESTGEGGGGGGALGFTEIETTAEALGRDEIAHIVKEILGFVLYMHRQIPSVLQNLEKEFDALKEEHKEEEEEMVVGSEELRGAWRRKQNWRKREVKRGIKRLGKLMNSVSSLISGFREAIDRVPEIQSVALVLGGSVLRPRCVYELEVSSVGFDSCGPRDSSKTKLAQALSRKAIRALISNGAGSSSYLGPTKLYLMVKCSSTFNLPMHFLPKRDFKYPKKVVPFKLHIKCKTSSIDCDQNEIIWFQCKHAIKGIPCNVPPEG; from the exons ATGGAATCCACCGGCGAAGGAGGCGGCGGAGGAGGAGCGCTAGGGTTTACAGAGATCGAGACAACAGCGGAGGCGTTGGGGCGAGATGAGATTGCCCACATTGTCAAGGAAATCCTTGGATTCGTCCTCTACATGCATCGCCAGATCCCATC GGTTTTGCAGAATCTCGAGAAGGAGTTCGATGCCCTAAAAGAAGAACACAAG gaagaggaggaggagatggtggTGGGATCTGAAGAATTGAGAGGGGCTTGGAGGAGAAAGCAAAATTGGAGGAAAAGAGAGGTGAAAAGAGGGATAAAGAGGTTGGGGAAGCTGATGAACAGTGTATCGAGCTTGATTTCAGGGTTCCGAGAAGCGATTGATAGAGTCCCGGAGATTCAGAGCGTAGCGTTGGTTCTGGGAGGGAGTGTCCTGCGGCCTCGATGCGTCTACGAATTGGAAGTCTCGAGCGTGGGATTTGATTCTTGTGGACCTAGAGATTCCAGCAAAACCAAACTCGCTCAAGCTCTTTCTCGAAAG GCAATCAGAGCTTTGATATCAAAT GGAGCAGGCAGTTCTTCCTACTTAG GTCCTACTAAGTTGTATCTAATGGTTAAATGTTCTTCAACATTCAATTTGCCGATGCATTTCCTACCAAAGCGTGATTTCAAGTACCCGAAGAAG GTGGTACCATTCAAACTGCATATTAAATGTAAGACTAGTTCGATTGATTGTGACCAAAATGAAATAATCTG GTTCCAATGTAAACATGCAATCAAGGGAATACCTTGCAATGTTCCACCAGAAGGATGA
- the LOC120262880 gene encoding 50S ribosomal protein L33-like — protein MGKAKGGSIFIRLVSAAGTGFFYVKRKNPRKITEKLEFRKYDPRVNKHVLFTEAKMK, from the coding sequence ATGGGAAAGGCGAAGGGAGGATCGATATTCATTCGGCTGGTGTCGGCGGCGGGGACGGGCTTCTTCTATGTGAAGCGGAAGAACCCTAGAAAGATCACGGAGAAGCTGGAGTTCCGCAAGTATGATCCTCGTGTCAATAAGCATGTTCTTTTCACTGAGGCCAAGATGAAATGA
- the LOC120262948 gene encoding histone H2AX-like, translated as MSSGAASTKGGRGKPKATKSVSRSSKAGLQFPVGRIARFLKAGKYAERVGAGAPVYLSAVLEYLAAEVLELAGNAARDNKKNRIVPRHIQLAVRNDEELSKLLGSVTIANGGVLPNINQQLLPKKMGKGKGEVGSASQEF; from the exons ATGAGTTCCGGTGCGGCGTCAACGAAGGGTGGGAGAGGGAAGCCGAAGGCTACCAAGTCTGTGTCACGATCGTCCAAGGCTGGGTTGCAGTTCCCCGTCGGTCGTATTGCTCGGTTCCTCAAGGCCGGGAAGTATGCTGAGCGTGTCGGTGCTGGCGCTCCCGTCTATCTCTCTGCCGTGCTTGAGTACCTTGCGGCTGAG GTTTTGGAGCTTGCTGGAAACGCGGCGAGGGACAATAAGAAGAATAGGATTGTGCCGAGGCATATACAGTTGGCGGTGAGGAATGATGAGGAGTTGAGCAAACTTTTGGGGTCCGTGACGATTGCGAACGGTGGAGTTTTGCCCAACATTAATCAGCAATTGTTGCCGAAGAAGATGGGCAAGGGGAAGGGCGAGGTTGGTTCGGCGTCACAGGAGttttag